In Lentilactobacillus sp. SPB1-3, the sequence CAGCGATTAAAGCAACCTTTATTTGCCTATTTAATCAATAAATCCATTAAAATTTTTAAATTTTGATGAATCATGTTACAATATTGTTTCGAAACAAGGAGGCAACATATAAATGATAAAAGCCATCGTTTTTGACGTTGATGACACTCTTTATAATCAAGAGCCCAGTTTTAACGCAGCTTTTCGCTCCGTTTTCAACGCCGATATCGATAACGAATTGTTAAAGCAGCTTTACATGAACTATCAAAAACAATTCTATCTTGTGCAAGCAAAAGCTTGTCAAGATCAATTGGATCTAACAGATAGTGAAGCTAACTTTCACAGTTTACACCATACTTTCAAGAAATTCGACATCAATGGACTAACAAAAGAAACTGCAGATCAATTTGAAGAAGAATTCTTTAATAATCGTGAGAATATTCAATTAGCTGACGGTTTATCAACCATCTTCAATCAGCTATCAACCAAGTTTAAGTTGGGAATCATCACTAACGGAACTAATAAAGATCAGTTATCAAAAATCATGAAGTTAAAACTTCAGCATTGGATAAGTCGTGATCAGATCATTACTTCAGAAGATGCTCACGCCGCCAAACCCGATCCATTAATTTTTACCATGATGAATCGTAAGTTTGATCTTCGTGGTAGCGAGATGCTATATGTTGGTAGCTCATTTGATGAAGACATAGTACCCGCGAAAAAAGCCGGTTGGCAGACAGTGTGGTATAACCCTTTCAATGGAACGATCAGTGATTCAAGTGCCATTCCAGATCAAACTGTATCAAATATTGAAGAACTAAAAGAACTCCTAACTGAATTAGCAGCTGAAAGAACGGAAAAAGAGCCTGAGATTTAATCTCAAGCTCTTTTTTTGTTAATTATAATTCAACTAATTTGTCGGATTTACCAGACTCAATCAGTGATTTATTGGCATCCATGGCAAAGTAAACCATATTTCTAACAGCCCGCTTAGTGTAAAACGAAATATGTGGTGTCACCAAAACATTTTCACGTTTCATTAGATTCTTTAAACGTTCATCAGGAATGTTTTCAAAACTACCAAAGTCGGTATTGAATATTCCAACTTCATTTTCATAAACATCAATTGCCGCACCGGCAACCTTCTTTGAATCTAAAGCCCGAATCAATGCATCAGTATCAATTAAAGAACCTCTCGCAGGATTTAACACATATACTCCATCCTTCATTTTATTAAAGGTTTCATCATTGAGCATGTGTTCATTGTCCTTAGTGGCAGGTGCGTGTAACGAAATGACATCGGACTTACTAAAAAGTTCATCTAAGGTATCAACGTACATTCCCTTTTTCTCTAATTCAGGACTATGGAACACATCATATGCTATGACCTTAGCGCCAAATCCTTCATAAATTTTGATCACGGCTTTACCAATTCTTCCGGTTGCCACTACCCCAACTGTCATCTGATTTAGTTCATCAGCGATATCAGGTGCCCAAGTCAAATCTCCATTAGCTTGTTTTCGATCAAAAGTATTAGTTCTTCTCAACAAACGCATTAATTGCGTAATAGTTAATTCTGCAATCGCTTCAGGTGAATATGCTGGAACATTGGTAACTTTAATACCATTTCTCTTAGCAGCCTCAGCATCAATATTATCGACTCCGACGTTTCTAAGTGAAAGAAATTTGATACCGAATTCACCTAGTTTATCCAAAACAGATGCTGTGTATGGCTTTTGTTGATAAACCACCGCTCCATCTGCTCCATTTGCCAACTCAACTGTTGAATCATCCAATAATTTATCAGTTGAGACTACCTCAACATCAGGGTTTTCATCGCTCCATTTATCAAGATATGGTTTTTCATCATCTCGAATGCCATATGCAATAATCTTCACAAGATCTACCTCCTTAAGTAGTTAAGATAAGTATAACATTGAAAGCGAATTCAGCATTAGCTATGATTACGAATATAGCTGATTTTTTTCTGCCGATTCATTTTTTTGAAATGATATTCAGCACTCATTGCATCATGTTTGGTGGAAAATTCTTCTGAGTACAAAATTTTAATTGGTTTATGTGCCTTGGTATACTTGGCACCCTTGCCCGACTGATGGACTTCAAACCTGCGAATGACGTCATCAGTATAGCCAGTATAAAGAGTGTCGTCTTCGCAGAGTAATACATACATGTAGAATTTTTTATCGTTTTCCATAGAGCATCATCTCGATTGATTCAGAATAATGATCACCGTCGTGGACAATGACATCATCCAAAATTTTTACGCCGTTGTAGTGACCATCTTTAATTCCCGAAACTAATACCATATTAGCTAACTTTCCTTTGCTAGGTCGAACAAATTGCAATGATTTGGGCTCAATCCGGTGTTCTCGCATTGTAACTAAAATATCTGTTAATCTGTCTGGCCGATGCACCATAAAGAATTTTCCATTCATTTTCAATAAAGCACCAGCTGCTTGAACCACCTGTGACAGATTAGTGGTAATTTCATGCCTCGCAATTGCTAAGTATTCATTGGGATTCTTTTCTGAAGTTTCGTAATTTAAAAAATAAGGTGGATTGACTGTCACTACATCAACGGAGTCTTTCTTAACATAATTAGTCGTATTTTGAAGGTCATCATTAATAACAGTGATTTGGTCTTCCAAATTATTTAGTTTAACACTCCTAGATGCCATGTCAGCCAATCTATCCTGTATTTCAACCTCGTATATTTTTGCATTAGTACGTTCACTAATGAAAAGTCCAACCGCACCATTGCCAGCACAAAGATCAACAATTTTTTTAGTTTTATTTCTGGAAACAGCTGCGAATTCAGCCAGCAAGACGGCATCTAGTGAAAAAGAAAACACCTTGCTACTTTGAATGATGGAGATATTTTTACTATATAATTGATCAATTCTTTCATCATCTTTTAAGTAAGAGTTCATAATATAAAATCCTTTATATGTTATTGTTTATTAGGTTGACCAAGACATGTTGCCAAAACAAATCATTTTACGTAAAATAAGGCTATCGAATAGCAAGAAAGAAGGAAAACAGTTTGTTTTATTCATTTGCTCGCGTGGTAGTTAAAATTATCCTGTTTATAATTAACGGTAATGGTCACTACCTTAACAAAAATCGACTACCTAAGGGTAATTATATATTAGTTGGACCTCATCGAACTTGGTTTGATCCAATTTATTATGCAGTGGCAGCTAGCCCCCAAAAATTTAGTTTTATGGCAAAAAAAGAACTATTTAAAAATCCGATTTTAAGATACATCTTGGTCCATTCAAATGCCTTTCCAGTTAACAGAGAAAATCCTGGACCATCAGCTATCAAGCAGCCTGTTAGAATCTTAAGAAAACAAGATTTATCATTGATCTTATTTCCTTCAGGTACACGGCATTCAAGTGATTTAAAGGGTGGTGCCGCTTTGATTGCCCAATTGGCAAATGTACCTTTAGTTCCCACAGTGTATCAAGGTCCCTTAACTTTCAAACACTTACTTTCTAGAAAAAAAGTGATTGTTTCGTTTGGTGATCCCATCTACGTTGATAGAAAAACTAAGTTAGATGATAATGCACAAAAAGAAATCGAACAACAATTGCAAGAAGCATTTGATAAGCTTGATGAAGAAGTTAATCCAGATTTTAAGTACATTGATGAATCTAAAAAATAAAAAAGCGGGATGAGCAATTACTCATCCCGTTTTTTTATTTTTTAGAATTTTGAGACTTCATCGAATTCATCATTTGGTGAAGTTTCTTTTGGGATGGTTTTTGTCCCATTTGAAGCATCATTTGTCGTAATTGATCTTCACTGAATGGTGGGTTTTCTTTTAAATATCTCTCCATGTATCTACGAGAAATAAAAAATCCGCCAAACAATCCAGCAATTAACGCAATGATTACAATTAAAACCCACAGCCAAGTTGCCAAAGTTTCGGCCTCCTTATTTACGTATCATCAATAATCTTACACAAAAATCGTGCAAATATAAAGATAATTTGGAAGAAAAACGAATTTAATCTTTAAGCTAATCGTCTCGCAGACCTTTTTTACGTTGAATCTTTTTGACTTTATCTGGTGTAACTTCTTTACCATTGTCATCAAAGACCTTCATCATTTCAATTTGTGACCTGAAGTTCTCTTTAAATCTAGCAACGTATTTCTTTCTTAAATCGGCCTGTTCCAACTTCTCAATTTCAGTTAATCCTTCCTCTTTAGCTTTTTTAGCTAATTCATTAATTCTAGGAACGATTTTTTTTAAAACTTCATCGCCAATTTCTTCAACAGCGTGTTTTTTATTTTCTTCTTTAGTCAATTAAATTCCTCCAATAATTAAAAATGGCTCAACATAATACGAACGTGTGTTTGAAAGCCATAGTGGTTTATGTTACGATTAGTGCAACAATAAAGAACGATGAGGTGTCTTCAATGAAAACAACCCAAAGTAAACAAATAGAGATTTTACATTACATATGGGAAAAAGTAAACGAACATGGTTATCCACCTACAGTTCGTGAAATTGGTGAGGCTGTCAATCTTTCCTCTACCTCTACAGTTCACGGCCACATTGCTAGGTTAGAACGAAAAGGTTATCTTGTCAAAGACCCTTCAAAACCCAGAGCTTTGGAAGTCACCCAAGAAGGTATGAATGAGCTTGGGATTAGTCCCACTCAAAAACAGATTCCTATTCTTGGAACAGTAACCGCTGGTGAACCAATTCTTGCAGTCGAAGAAGCTACAGACTATTTCCCACTACCTAGTTCACTAAGTAACAGCGACCAACCGCTGTTTATGCTACAAATTCGTGGTGAAAGTATGATAAACACCGGAATTCTTGATGGAGATTTCGTTATCGTCCAAAAGCAATCTACAGCTGAAAACGGTGATATCGTCATTGCCATGACCGATGAAAACGAAGCAACCTGCAAGCGTTTCTTCAAAGAAAGTGATCACTTCAGATTACAACCAGAAAATGATACTATGGCGCCAATAATCCTGAACCGAGTAAGTATCCTCGGCAAAGTTGTAAGCTTATTTAGAGGCGACATTTACTAATACTAATAAACGGAATGAATTGTTAATTCATTCCGTTTATTTTTTTAGAAATCAATGTTCATCTCTTGATCTCTGTAAATTAATTTATCATCTGAACGACCCTTAAGTACAAATCGAGAAGAATCACCGCTTAAATCGTTAGCAGTGTTCGCAGCATCTATTAGACCTTGTTTGTACATGGCCTCATATTCGGAAATGGTCAGTTGATTTCGATTATTTATAATCTGATCAACGGCATGCTTCAATTTAGAGTTATCAAAATCTTGTAGGATACCAGCAAAAAACTCTCCTTGAGCTCCAGAACCATAACTAAACATACCGATCCTATCACCAGCAGATAAAGTATCTGAATTAGCAATTAATGAAATCAAACTTAAGTATAATGAACCCGTATATAAGTTACCAACACGTGAATTATAAATAATTGATTCGTGAAATTCGTGCCAAATCGATTCCATCGAAGGATCATCTTCACCCGCAACAGAACGCAGTGCCTTAATACCCATCTTAGGATAAGGTACGTGGAAGGTTAACGCGGAGAAATCATTGATTGTTAAATCAAATTTCTGTAAAAACTGTTTAAAAGTCCGATTAAAAAAATCAATATAGACATCATTAGAATAATGGCCATCGACTTTAGCTTCCTTGGTATACCCTGGTCGCCAAAAGTCCATAACATTTTTCGAATAAAAAGTACTTCTACCATCAAATTGAATAATTTTTGGTTGGTTGGAAATCAGCATCACAACTGCCCCGCCACCCTGAGTAACTTCGCCAGAGGTATTTAATCCATAGCGAGCAATATCCGCACCAACAACTATTACTTTGCGGTCAGGATGCAAAGTTATATAGTCAATGGCCATTTGTAATCCAGCAGTAGCTCCATAACAAGCCTGCTTGATCTCAAATGCCCGCGCATTATCTGAAATACCTAATAAAGACTGTAAATACATTGAAGCGGCTTTTGAGTTATCAATCCCAGTTTCGGTTCCAAAAATGATCATATCAATAAGCTGCTTATCCTCATCAGACAAAATGTTCGTTGCTGCGTTGGCGGCCATCGAAACAACATCTTGTGATGGAGGAATGACCGACTGTTGCTTTTGTCCGATTCCAACCAAGAATTTATTAGGATCTTGTTGCCGAGCCTTCGCTAAATCAACCATATCGATATAATAAGGTGCTGTATAGAATCCAACTTTTTCAATTCCCACACTCATACTGAATTCCTCCAAAAATAAAACAAACTATGATTGCGATTTACTATCGCTCATCATAGTTTATCAGCATATGTACCTAATTAGCTTCTATCTAAACTTAATTTGGTATTTTTCTGTACCATTAATTGAATCAATAATCATACCGTCTTCGAATGATCCAGCAAATACAAAGCCCTCATGAAAACCGCCTACTGAAACGAATGTCCATTGGATGGTTAGTGAATTGTTGTTAAGTACCGAACCACCAATTCGAATTCCGGATAATTGTCCAGTGGTTCCGTCTGAAATTTCTACTTCTTGATTACCTAAATTTCCATTTACATATAAAGTTAACATTTAATCTCCTACCAATCGTTTTCTAGTGTAATAATATATCATACGAACTCAATAATTGCCATAATCCCAGGGAAGCCTTAAACTTAAATTATAAAATGATTTGGGAGGGTAATTTATGAAAATCAATATTCATCGCTCATCAAGCAATCGACTTTTAGCCGGTGTAATCGGTGGCATTAGTGAACATTTTAACTGGAATGCCAATCTTGTTCGAATCTTATTTGTATTGTTAGCGATTACCCCAATGTTCCCAGGAATTATTGTTTACTTAATTCTTTGGATCCTAATGGGAGATCCTGAATAAAATATTTCAAAACTTTAACGCCCGTTGTTCTGGGCGTTTTTTAATTGCCATTTTGCCAGAAAATACCATAAGAAGGCCAACAAAAAAAATAATACAAAAAATAGCAGAAACAGTTGCAAGAATAAACTCTCAGGCAACATATTGATGACCGGATCTTTGTCTGGATCAAAAATCCAATCCTCATTCCTAAACAATAGTTCATGAAACCAAATGAATACTTGATTAAAATTTACCATCATCATTGCAACGACCATTATAAAGACGGTCACAACAATTTTGATAGGACTCATAATCAACCATGTCAATTTACTGCGCCACAAGTTGCGCCAACAGATAATCATTACCGGTATCAAAATTAATAACACAACGTTATTAAGCATAATCAAATGCCTTACATCCCTAAAATGCAGCAGCCCTGCAGCTGAACTTCTAAAACATTTGAAATTCAGCTGCGATATAAAAGGATTTTGCAGGTAATCAATTATTCTTAAATATTCTTGATGCATCTGAGAAAAGGAAAGACCAGTGAGTGTTTTAAGGTTTTCAGTGTGCATATTAATATCAAATAGCCAAACTGAATTGACTGTTAAAAATATGGCCAAACTCATAGAAAATAAAATAACACACAGACCACTCAGCCACTGTTTCCTAGAAACACTTTTCATCATTTGAATTGCCACTCATCAAGAGAGTCTATCTGATAAGTTGGCTGAATCTCTTGTTGACTGACTTCTTCTTTAGTAGACAACCCTGAATATACTAGCAAAGTATCGATTTCAGCGTTGATTCCCGCCTTAATATCAGTATTATAGTTATCTCCGACCATGATGACTTCATCTTTTGTTAAACCAATTCTTTGTAATGCACTGTTGATGATCATCGCATTTGGTTTACCGATCATTATCGGTTCTTGTTGCGTGGCATGTTCAACAAATTTAACAACTGTTCCGGCGCCAGGCAACATGCCGCGCTCCTTAGGAATATTTGTATCTGGATTAGTCCCGATAAACTTCGATCCATTACGGATTGCCAAAACCGCTTCAGTCAGCTTTTCGTATGTCAAGTCAGAATCCAGCCCCACCACGACGAATTCGGGGTCGACTTTATTCAACTGAAATCCTTTGGCGAGAATTGACTGATATAATCCCATTTCACCGACGATATAAACAGAACTTGCTCTGGGATCGTTGGTCTGGCTCTCCATATAATCAGCTGTAGCCATTCCAGAAGTATAAACATTTTCTTCACTGACATGAATGTCATGATTATTTTCTAAGTCGGCTACAACATCAACGGGTAACTTGGTCGAGTTATTGGTGACGAATAAAAACGGAATCGATTGCTTCTGCAATGATTCAATGAATCTCTTTGCTGCAGGAATTCTTTTTTTACCCGCGTAAACAGTGCCATCTAAATCGATAAAATAGCCCTTGTACTTAGTCATATCATTCTCCTAAATTAATCTTTGTTTTCTTTAATAACAAACTTATGTTTATTGGACGACTTTTTCTCTTGTGTCACTGTTACATTTTTTCGTTTGTTGATTGGAGCTTTCTTTGCAGTAGTCTTTTGTTTAACGTAACCATTCTTTTGTGAATTTCTTCGACGATTGTTCTTTGAATTGTTGCTTCGCTTTCTTTTAGATCCGTCTTGATGACCTGAATTATTGCGACGAGTAATTGGTCTGGCCTCTAAATTATGAACTACAAAATATTTTGCACCAAAATTGACCAATTCCAATACATAATCAGTAATTTCATTAGCGAAAGGTCCTTGAACGTTTGCTCGATCCACTTCAAAGAAGCCCTTCATCCTTAATTGATCATAACTATAATCACCAACAATATAATCATATTGACTAAATGCTGGATTATATCTTTGTCTGAAATCTTCAAAATCAAACGCATCTAAAAATTGTCTATCGATTTCATATTTATGATCATTAACGGTAAATTCTGTTTCAGATTCGCGAACAATTTTAGCCATTGGAGATTGTTGTTCATTTTTTTCAGCCAATAACTCTGCTAGTGCACTTTTTTCCAAATAATTCACCTCCGTTAATTAATACTTATTTGGGGTCAATGGATAGTTTTTAGCTAAATAGTCGCCAAAAACATCCCGTAAGCTTTCATCATATAAAATTTCATTCTTACCAACAATATCGATGGTTGGGAAAAACGGCACAAACAAGTAGTGATCTGGCATGGCCACTTCGTAGGTCTCAATTGGGGAGACAGGTTCTTCATGAAATAACAACTGACCGTTATCATTGAATCTAAGTCCACCATAGTGAAGTAGTCCAAAATACTTACCTCTAAATCCCATGCCCTTTTGTGGAAATTTAACCAAAAAATTGCGGTTCTTTTCCATTTCTTTCATTAACCGCCAAAGATCATAACCATTGAGTGTCACCTTCATCACATGCATGGCATGGGGCAGCATCTGATGTAATTGATTGCGATCAATAACTCCTGCCGGCAAATTTGTTAAAAACAAACCTGAATTTAAGATGCCAATTTTAGTTTGTGCCTTATCCATTATTGCATGTAATCCTTCATCTACCAAACGCGAGTGACCAATAAGGTTGGTGCCCATTTCAGTTGGAATACGAGCAATTTTATTCTTGGCAAGCAACATCTCACCTTGTTTTTCGTATCCTGAAATTTCTGAGGCATCTTCTGGTAACTCAGGTAAATCAGCTGTCTCGATGACCCTAGCTTTCTTTGAAATAACTCGATGATTCTCAAGCTCAAGTGTGATTTCGCCAATATAATGCCCCCACTTTTCAGCGGCAGCTAAAATCGATTGGTTAACTTTCTCTCCATGAACCAAAAGATGATGGGTATGAGAACCAATAATTACTGTTAAATCAGGAAATTTCCTTGCTAAAATTCTATCCTGATTAATTCCTAAATGACTCAATAAAACAACGATATCATACTTACCCTTATTTTGAGCTAACAATTTTGGAATCACTTTTTCAGGTTCAATGGGTTGCCACCCTAAGATTGGATAAGTTAATGAATATGGAGCTGTCATCCCGAGAATTAATACTCTTGTACCCTGTTCTGTCTTAATAATTTTATCAGGTTTTGCCCATGTTGGATAAACATTATTTTTGGCATTTAAAATATTGCCTAATACCACATCAAAATTGGCGTCCTTATATAATTCATCCAATTGGTCATGCGTATTAGTTAACCCCTCATTGTTACCGATTGTGACTGCATCATAATGAATTTGATTGAGCAATTCGACATTGGCTGTACCATTAGTAACTTCAGTTAATGGATGAGCTCGATCCAAAGCGTCTCCTAAATCAACGGTTATAACGGAAGATCCTTTATATTGATTCAAAATTTGCTGGCGTTCAGAAATCAAATATCGTCTGATTCTTGGCCAATTTTCTAAATGAGAATGTAAATCATTTGTATGCAAAATCGTCAATCGTTCTTTCATACTATGTGTCACTTCCTTTTTGCAAAATCAATTTCCTTTTGTTCAACTATTTTTTCAATTTGAGCTGAAGAAAGTGGTGTTCCAAAAGGAACCTTTTCTCCAAGATAATCCAATTCTGGGCTATCAATACCGACATTAATGTCCTCTTTAATTGGCACAGCATAATGATGGATATGACCGTGCAAATTAATAATTTGTTTAACAATGCCCATCATCATTGGATAGTGCGTTAAATAATATTGCCGATGGTTCATCTTAATTAAAGCACCAACATCGTGAAACTCGAATTTCATGCCATCGCCTACTGAATGATTATAGTGCTCTAAATACTTAAATAAATCTCTGGAATCATGATTCCCCTTGATTAGGACTAGGCGCCCATTAAGCTGATCTAATACTTCAAAAATTTGTTCATATGCAGCTTTAGCTGGCCTAGTATGAAGCATAGCAATGTCTCCAAGGTGATATACAATATCATTTTCACCAACTGTTTTATTCCAATTATCAATGATCGTGTTATTCATCTCTTCGACGTTTGCAAATGGTCTTGGAGCAAAATCACTCATACCTAATAACTGTTCATGAAAAAAGTGTGTATCTGATGTAAAGTATTGCATTTTATCGTCTCCAATGCTGTCTTATACAACAATGATAACACCTGGTTATTGGCCTGTAATCTAAAATGCCAGCGATTTTAAGCGACAAAAAAGGTACTGGAGCAACTAAGACATCTCCAGTACCTTGTATATTTGTCGCATGGTTATGTTAAATTATTAATTCTGTTTTACCCGATCTGAAAATACTTTGAATAAATATAAAGCTAATAGCCAAGCAACTGAACCGATTAAAGCAATTAGTGTCTCAGTTTTAAATAGTAAGATGATGCCTACAAACACCAAAAATGCTAAAACGAAATAATCTGAAATTGGATAAAAAGGCATTTTAAATACGAGTTGATTCTCAGAATTATTTTTCTTAACTGACTTGCGATATTTGAGATGGGCAATTACGATTGCCCCCCAAACAAACAAGAAACAGGTAGTGGCAACACTAGAAATAAAACTGAATACATTTCCAGGCATAAATACACTGACAATTACCACTAAAGCAATGACTAAGGTTGAAAATACGATAGCATTAACTGGTATTTGTCGTTTTGATAGCTTACCAATTATCTTACCAAATTTGGATTTACTTTCGAACGTCAACGAAAATAACATTCTACCAGTCGTAAAAATCGAACTATTACATGCTGATAATGCCGCAGTTAGCACAACAAAATTAATAATCATTGCAGCAGAATTAACACCAATTCCTGAAAATACTTGCACAAATGGACTGCTGGTTGGGGAGATATGCTGCCAAGGGAAAATACTCATAAGTGCTAGTAATGAACCCACATAAAACAGAATAACCCTCATAGGAACTTCGTTGATACTTTTAGGAATAATCACATCTGGATCCTGTGTCTCAGATGCTGTCATCCCGATCATCTCAATACCCGCAAAACTAAACAAAACCATTTGAAATGATAACAAGAAGCCAGAAACATGATGAGGAAACATGCCACCTCGGCTAATATTTCCTATCGATGCATATCCGTACGGAGTCTTGTAATGAATAACTACCAAGACAACTCCAACAATGATTAACGCTATGATAGCCACAACCTTAATCATCGCGAACCAAAATTCAGTTTCACCAAATGCCGCAACTGCAAAAATATTAATCAGAAACAAAACCAATAATATTATCAATCCTGTTAACCAGACTGGCATCTTTGGAAACCAAAATTGAATATATAGACCAGAAGCCGTGACCTCTGCCATCGCGATTGCTACCCAACATGTCCAGTATGTCCAACCAATGACAAAATGGGCCTTGTCACCCATATATTTTTTTATGAAATGAACAAACGAGTTACTATTTACATCTGATACTAATAACTCACCGAGCGCTCGCATTAACAAAAAACAAGCAATACCAGCTATTATGTAAGCAAATATGATTGCTGGTCCTGCTAAATGAATAGATTGGCCAGCACCAAGAAACAATCCGGTACCAATTGTACCGCCCAATGCAATCAACTGAACATGTCGATTCTTCAATCCTCGCGACAACTGTTCATCTTCACCATTAGATTGCAAAAATCCACCTCCGAAATAATTACCTATTTAAAGTTACTATGTTATTGTATCATTTATTTTTAATAAATATCAAAAAAGCCGTGAGTTTACTCACGGCTTTTGATTTATATTATTTACGTAATCTTTCGATGTCTCGAACGATCATTAATTCTTCATCAGTAGGAATTAATAATGTCTTCACAGTTGCATCATCAGTACTAATATCTCTTTCGACACCACGAACATTGTTCTTTTCTGGGTCAACTTTGATACCAAAGTATGATAATTGATCAGTAACTTCTTGTCTTAAAGTGATACTATTTTCACCAATACCTGCAGTAAATACCAAGGCATCGATACCACCCATTTCGGCTACATAACTACCAACGTATCTTACCACGCGATTCATGAACATATCACGTGCAAGATGAGCACGATGATTATCATTTTGTGCTTCTTCGACTTCACGCATATCAGCTGAAACACCAGAAATTCCAATCAAACCTGATTTATTATTTAAGATATCAATCATGTCATCATAATTGGTGATATTTTCTTTATCCATAATGTATTGAAGTAACGAAGGATCTACGTCCCCTGAACGAGTCGCCATGGTAATTCCGGCAACTGGAGAAAAGCCCATTGATGTATCATATGACTTACCATCTTTGATTGCGTCGATAGATGCTCCCGCACCAAGATGCAATACAACAAGTTTTAAGTCTTCAAGAGGTTTGCCAAGCATATCAGCTGCTCTTTGTGAGACATAACGGTAACTTGTACCATGCGCACCATATTTTCTTGCCTTGTGTTTTTCATAATATTCATAAGGCAAGCTGTACATATAGTTAATTTCAGGTAATGTAGTGTGGAATGAAGTATCGAACACAGCCACACTGATAACATCAGGCAAGATTTTCTTAAATGCCTTGATTCCCAAAACATTAGCTGGTTCGTGTAAAGGAGCAAATTCTCTCAATGATTCGATTTCGCCCAAAGTCTTATTATCAATAATTACAGAATCAGTGAAGTACTCACCACCTGCAACTACACGATGACCAACACCGGTAATTTCGTTGAAACTTTCTAAAATTTTTAAACTAATTAATTTATCAAGCAACAATTTAATTGCTTCATCATGGTTTTCAATATCTAATGTATCGGTGTATTTTTGACCATCGCCATACTTGATTTCAACATCTGAACTGCCAAGACCAATTCTTTCAATGGCTCCCAAAGCTAA encodes:
- a CDS encoding acetate/propionate family kinase, encoding MGKSIAINAGSSTLKFKLFEMPNEKLLALGAIERIGLGSSDVEIKYGDGQKYTDTLDIENHDEAIKLLLDKLISLKILESFNEITGVGHRVVAGGEYFTDSVIIDNKTLGEIESLREFAPLHEPANVLGIKAFKKILPDVISVAVFDTSFHTTLPEINYMYSLPYEYYEKHKARKYGAHGTSYRYVSQRAADMLGKPLEDLKLVVLHLGAGASIDAIKDGKSYDTSMGFSPVAGITMATRSGDVDPSLLQYIMDKENITNYDDMIDILNNKSGLIGISGVSADMREVEEAQNDNHRAHLARDMFMNRVVRYVGSYVAEMGGIDALVFTAGIGENSITLRQEVTDQLSYFGIKVDPEKNNVRGVERDISTDDATVKTLLIPTDEELMIVRDIERLRK